AGCTCCGGCTTCGGCGGGGGCTTCAGCGGCGGGGGGTACCGTCCGCGACCGGGCGGAAGCTCCCGTGGCCGCTCCGGCGGAGGCGGCTTCAGCGGAGGCGGCCGATCCCGACGAGGCGGTGGCCGATTCTGATCCGCCGCCGCAGGAACACCCTCCCCCCGGACAAGACCTCTAGGAAAGGAAACCCGATGGCCAAGCAGTCCATCTTCGGACGAATCTCGACCCTCGTCCGCGCGAACGTGAACGCGATGATCGATTCTGCGGAGGACCCGCAGAAGATGCTGGACCAGCTCGTGCGCGACTACACGAACAACATCGCCGACGCCGAAGCCGCCATCGCCGAGACGATCGGGAACCTGCGCCTGCTCGAGCGCGACCACCAGGAGGACGTGCAGGCTGCGGCGGAGTGGGGCAGCAAGGCGCTCGCCGCGAGCCGACGCGCCGACGAGATGCGCTCTGCGGGGAACACGACGGATGCCGACAAGTTCGACAACCTCGCCAAGATCGCGCTGCAGCGCCAGATCTCCGAGGAGAGCCAGGCGAAGGCGGCCGCCCCGCAGATCGCCGCGCAGACGGAGGTCGTCGACAAGCTCAAGGACGGCCTCAACGGCATGAAGCAGAAGCTGGAGCAGCTCAAGAGCAAGCGCAGCGAACTGCTCGCGCGCGCCAAGGTCGCCGAGGCGCAGAACAAGGTGCACGACGCGGTGAAGAGCGTCAACGTGCTCGACCCCACGAGCGAGATCGGTCGCTTCGAGGACAAGATCCGCCGCCAGGAGGCCCTCGCGGCCGGGAAGGCGGAACTGGCTGCGTCCAGCCTGGATGCGCAGTTCGAGAGCCTGGAGGACATCGGGGAGCTCACCGAGGTCGAGGCGCGGCTCGCCGCGCTGAAGGCCGGCGGCACGACGCAGGGCGCCCTGGGCTCCGGCGCGGGCGCCGAGGGCCAGGCGCAGCCGCAGCAGCAGCTGCCTCAGCAGAGCCAGCAGTGAGTCACGGCGGGGTCGCGCGTTCGGCGCGGCCCCGCCCTTCCTGAGGAGTGCCGGTGACGCGATTCGTGATCGTCCCGCAGTGGCAGGGATCGCCATCCGCCCGTGCCATGCAACTGGTCGACGGAGCGGAGGCGATAGCAGGCGACCTCCCCCGTGCTTCCTGCACGCGTGTGCCCGTCCCGCTCGAAGCCGGCGACGCACTGGGCACCGGCGTCCAGCGATACAGCGCGCTGCGCCAGGTGCGCGAGTCGCTCGAGGACGCGCTGGGGAGCGACCCGGAGCGGGCCCTCACCGTCGGCGGCGACTGCAGTGTCGCCGTCGCCGCGGTCGGGGAGTCCGCCGCCCGTGCCGGACGCGTCGTTCTCGTCTGGGCGGACGCCCACGCAGACCTGCACACACCGGACACCTCCCCGTCCGGCGCTTTCGGGGGGATGGCGCTGCGGGCCATCCTCGGCGACGGCGCGGAAGGGCTGACGCTCCCCCGCGAGACGATCCTCCCCACGGACGTGATCCTGGTGGGGGCGCGATCGCTGGATGCGGAGGAGTCCGCGTACATCGCCGCCCGGGGGATCCGGGTGCTCAGCGCGGACGATCTGCGCGAGCCGTCCCAGCTGGTGGACGCCGTGACGGGGCTCGGCGCGGACGCCGTGCATCTGCACGTGGACGTGGACGCGCTGGATCCTGCGGACATGCCCGGAGTCAAAGCGGCGGAACCGTTCGGCGTCGAACTCACCGGCCTCATCCGGGCGTTGAAGGCTGTCCGCCAGGCCGTGCCGTTGGCCGGCTCCTCCCTGGCCGGGTTCGCCCCCGCCTCGGCGGCGAGCGCCGCAGCCGACATGGGGACACTACTGCGACTGGTCGGGGCGCTGGCATGAGCGGGCAGCTGCCGTCCGACTGGCGCGCCCGCGCCGAACAAGCCGTGGAACGCGGACGACGGATCGATCGGCTCATCCCGGCAGCCCTGCTGGACTCCCCCATCAGCGCCGCCGGATACGCCTACGGCTGCACGGTCGGCTGGGTGTGGGGAACACTGTGGAGCCGCGGAAGGGTGGAGCGGCACGGGCGCCTGTACGTGTTCCGCGGGCTGCCGTCCTGGGCGTACCCGCGCGGCGGCGTCTGCGTGGGCAACTGCTTCCTCACCGGGGACGGAGCGCTCGACGAGCGGCTGCTGGCTCACGAGGCGGTCCACGAACGCCAGTGGCGGCGGTACGGGTTCCTCATGCCGCTGCTGTACGCCCTGGCCGGACGGAACCCGCTGCGCAACCGGTTCGAGATCGAAGCGGGTCTCGAGGACGGCCGCTACGTGCGTCGCGGCGCCCGCTGAGCTCAGCGGGCGGAGAGCAGGCCGAACCGCTCGGGCGTGCGGATGTGATCGGTCGGGATACCGCGGACCTCGACCAGATGGTCCACGATGTCTGCGGTGCCGAGATACCCCCCGAGCAATGTCACCGTGGTGGCGCAGGCATCCTCGTCACTGCAGAGCATCTCGTTCGTCCAGGCCTCGACGGCCCGGGAGAGCGCGCATCCGGGACGGCACGACCGGCCGCTCCCCGGCTCACCGGAGCGCTGCGAGCGCGCGAGCCAGGTGATGGTCATGCGCGCCGGCACCCTGATGTCGACGATGTGGCTCTCGTCCGGCACCTCCACGAAGACACGTCCGGTCGAGCACAGCGGCAGGGTCGTCAGCAGCATCTCGAGGTCGGAGAGCGAGGTCTCGTCTGCGGTCACGAGGTGCTGGGCGCGCACGTGCTTCGAGGTGCGGCAGGCCCTGGCGCTGTGGGAGATGTTCTCGGTCATGACCCGTTCACTGTACCGCACCAAGGATAGGGTTGCCTAACTTCTCCGACCTCAGCGCTGCGCGACGAGGACCCGGCGCAGCTCCACGATCTCGTCGTCGCGCAACCCGGATGCCCGCAGATAGTCGACCGGTGCGCCGTACGCATCACGGAGCCGCTCCAGCACTTCGCGCATGACGTGTGCGGGCGAAGCGGTGGCCAGCTCCTCGAGGTGCCGCGCGTCCGGGTGCGCACGACGCAACCATTCCACGATCCGCCGGTTCCGCTCGGGCGAGAGCGTCGAGGCGGTGCGCGCGTAGTCGGCCACGATGGCGTCTTCGTCGACCCCGGCCGCGGCCAGGGTCAGCGCCACGGAGACTCCCGTGCGGTCCTTCCCCGCCGTGCAGTGCACGAGCACAGGCTGGGTCTCGACGACCGCACGCACCACCGACACCAGCCGCGGCGCGGATTCGTCGATCATGTGCGCATAGAGGTCGTCGAGGCTCATGTCGCGCTCGAAGAACGAGGCGACCGAGCCCAGGAAGAGCGGCACCCTGACCGTCTCCCCGACGGCCGGTTCGAGCACGGTGGGCTCAGCCCTCGCCTCCTCCTCGTCCCGCAGATCCACCACGCGCCGCAGGCCCAGGCCACCGATCGCCGCGCGCGCCGCGGAGTCGAGCCGGGCGAGCGTACCGGAACGGAACAGCACACCGGTCCGGGTGACCCCCGTGCCGGCGGGCAGCCCGCCGACGTCGCGGAAGTTGACGGCTCCGGGGATCGCCGGCGGCGGGACGAGGCTCACGATGCGGGACGCGGCGGCACCGGGTATCGGCCCGCGATCGCAACGCGGTTGAAGGCGTTGATGGCGACCAGGATCCAGCTCAGCGCCACATACTCGGCCTCCGACAGGACGCCCCCGACCCGGTCGTAGAGCTCGTCCGGGACGCCGTCCTCGTGGATGAAGGTGAAGGCCTCGGCGAGTTCGAGCCCGGCCCGCTCGCGTGCCGTGAAGACGCCCGAGTCGCGCCAGGTCGGCAGCTGGGCGACGACATCGACGTCGAGTCCTGCGGCGACGGCCTTGTCCACGTGCACCCGCACGCAGAAGGCGCATCCGTTCAGCTGCGAGACGTGCACCTGCACCAGCTCCTTGAGCCGGTCATCGATGCCCGCCTCGGCGGCGATCGCGCCGACGGTCTTCGAGAAGGCGGCGAGCGCCCGGTACGCCTCGGGCGCGGACTTCGAGAGGTGGACGCGACGTTCTTCGCTCATCGGGCCAGAGTACCCACCGTCTGTGCGGGGCAGCATCCTCCCCGGCACGGCCCTCAGCCATGTCGCTAGCATGCACAGGTGACCGATGACGCCTTCGACGAGTTCTCGTTCCTGCCGGTGCAAGCGGAGGAGATCGGTCGTCTCGACCCGCCGCCAACCGCGCGCCGCCTCACCCTCGACCTGCCCGACGGACGTGCCGTCTCGGCCCTCCGGTACGGCGACGACGCCCCGGTGGTCACGTTCCTGCACGGGGCCGGTCTGAACGCGCACACCTGGGACACGACGATCCTGGCGTTGGACCTCCCGGCGATCGCGATCGATCTGCCGGGGCACGGGGACTCCTCGTGGCGAGCGGATGCGGACTACTCGCCCGGCACCCTCGCGACGGACGTGGCGATCGCCATCCGGGCGTGGACCGATCGCCCGCAGCTCCTGGTCGGCCATTCCCTCGGGGCGCTGACCGGTGCCGCCGTCGCGGCGGCACACCCCGACCTGGTCCGGCGGCTCGTCCTGATCGACATCACCCCGGGGGTCGACCCGGATGCCGGCCCGAGCCAGGTGCGACGGTTCTTCGCCGGACCCACCGACTGGGCCGACCGAGAGGAGCTCGTCGACCGGGCCCTGTCGTTCGGGCTCGGCGGCACCCGGGAAGCCGCGACGCGGGGGGTCTACCTCAACTCGCGCGTGCGAGCGGACGGCCGGGTCGAGTGGAAGCACCACTTCGCACATCTGGCCGCCGCCGCCGCAGCATCCCCCGCGGATGCGCCCGCGGACGCCGACGCGCTCCGCGGCGCCCTGTCCGCCACGGGCTGGGACGACCTCGCCGCCGTCCGCGCGCCGCTGATGCTCGTCCGTGGCGACCGGGGCTACGTGACCGAGGCGGACGCCGCGGAATTCGTCCGTCGGCGCCCGGACGCCCGGGTGACGGTCGTCCCCGCCCATCACAACGTGCAGGAGGAGATGCCGGTGGCGCTCGCGGACCTGCTGCGCCGCGAGGCCTAGGGCACCCATGGCGCCCCTCCGTTACCGGCGAGCGCCCGACCACCCCCGTTCCCGGCTCTAGGCTGGTGTATCGCACCCCTGACCTTGCCGGACCTCCCGCACCCGCGCGGAGGGCGAAAGGACCCGCATGCTCCGCCGTACCTCCCTGGCCGTCACAGCGCTCGTGGCCGCCGCAGCACTGACGCTGACCGCCTGCTCCCCCGGGTCCTCCCCCGCGCCGACCGCGACCGGCGCCCCGGACCCCGACGCCTCCATCTCGGTGCGACTGGTCCTGGAGCCGGGCAACCTCGACATCCGGCAGACCTCCGGGGCGGCACTCGACCAGATCCTGATCGACAACGTGTACCAGGGGCTGGTCGCACGCACCGCCGACCAGGAGATCGTCCCGTCACTGGCGAGCGACTGGACCGTCTCCGAGGACGGTCTCACCTACACCTTCACCGTCCAGGAGGGCGTGACCTTCCACGACGGCCAGGAGCTCACCCCGCAGGACGTGGTGTGGTCGCTCACGCAGCACCGCGACACCGCCGAATGGGTCGACGCCGACACCCTCGCGAACGTCTCCGGCGTCGCGGCCGACGGGCAGACCGTCACCGTGACCCTCGCCGCCCCCGACTCGCAGTTCCTGTGGAACCTCAGCGGACGGGCGGGCATCGTGCTGAAGGAGGGGGACGCGGTCGACTACAAGACGGCGGCCAACGGCACCGGCCCCTTCGTCCTGGAGAACTGGACGCAGGGCGACAGCATCACCCTGGCCCGCTACGACGGCTACTGGGGAGAACCGGCGGCCGCGGCCGAGGTGGCCTTCGAGTACATCCCGGACAACCAGGCGGCGATGAACGCCGCGCTCGCCGGCGAACTGGACGTGGTGACGGGCTTCGACCCGAACCTGCGGTCCCAGATCGAGGCGAACGGGGACTTCGTCCTCGTGGTGGGGGAATCCACCGACAAGGGCACGCTCGCCTTCAACCAGACCAGCGGCCCGCTCGAGGACAAGCGCGTCCGCCAGGCGATCCGGCAGGCCATCGACCACGACGCGATCGTCGAGGCCATCGGCGGCGGCCAGACCCAGTACGGGCCGATCCCCTCCCTCGATCCCGGCTACGAGGATCTGTCCGCCCTCGCCCCGTACGACCCCGAGGCCGCCATGGCCCTCCTCGAGGAGGCCGGTGCCGAGGACCTGGAACTGACGCTCACCATCCCGTCGTTCTACAGCACCACCATCCCGCAGCTGCTGGTGTCGGATCTCAACAAGGTCGGCATCACCCTGAAGGTGGACTCGGTCGACTTCCCGACCTGGCTGCAGGACGTGTACACGAACAAGGACTACGACCTGAGCTTCGTCCTGCACACGGAGGCGCGCGACTTCGAGAACTGGGCGAACCCCGACTACTACTTCACGTACGCGAACCCGGAGGTCACCGAACTCTACGCGCAGTCGCGCGCGGCGACCAGCGACGAGGAGGCCGACCGGCTCCTCGCCGAGGCGGCCCGCATCGTCTCCGAGGACGCCGGGGCGGACTGGCTCTACAACGGCGCATCCGTCGTGGCCGTCTCCACCCTCGTGCAGGGTATGCCGTCGGCGAACGTCAACGAGCGTCTGAACGTCTCCGGACTGAGCAAGAGCGACGGGTGATCCGGTACACGCTGACCAGGCTGGCCCTGCTCGTTCTGGGGCTCGTCGTCGCCAGCGTGATCATCTTCCTCACCCTGCGGGTGCTGCCCGGGGACGTGGCCCAGCTGATCGCCGGGACGAACTCCACCCCCGAGCAGGTCGCCGGCATCCGTGATCAGCTGGGGCTCGACCGGCCGCTCCCGGCACAGTACGCGGAGTGGATCGGGGGCGTCGTCCGAGGCGACCTCGGCCGGTCGCTGCTGACCGGCACCCCGGTGAGCGACGAGCTCTGGCAGAAGGCGCAGGTGACCGTCCCGCTCGGCGTGCTGGCCCTCGTGATCGCCCTGCTCCTGAGCGCACCGCTGGGCGTCTACTCCGCCCTCCGGCGGGGACGCGCGGGCGGCACCGCCGTCGGCGTCGCCGCGCAGGCTTTCGCGGCGGTCCCGGTGGTCTGGGCGGGCATGATGCTGGTCGTCGTGTTCGCGGTGTGGCTGGCCTGGTTGCCGGCGCAGGGCTTCCCCCGCGCGGGCTGGTCGGACCCCGTCGCGGCGGTGCGCTCGCTGATCCTCCCCGCGCTGACCATCGGCGTGGTCGAGGGCGCCATGCTGCTGCGCTTCATCCGGTCGGCGACCCTGCAGGCCATCGGGCAGGACTACGTGCGTACCGCCGCAGCGACCGGACTGACCCGCACCCAGGCGCTCCTGCGCCACGGCCTGCCCAACGTCGGACTCTCCGTCGTCTCCGTGCTCGGACTGCAGATCGCCGGCATCGTGGTGGGGGCGGTAGTGATCGAGCAGTTGTTCTCGCTCCCCGGGATCGGGCGGATGCTGGTCGCCGACGTGAGCGCGCGCGATCTGCCCAAGGTGCAGGGCGAACTGCTCGCG
The sequence above is a segment of the Microbacterium caowuchunii genome. Coding sequences within it:
- a CDS encoding PspA/IM30 family protein — its product is MAKQSIFGRISTLVRANVNAMIDSAEDPQKMLDQLVRDYTNNIADAEAAIAETIGNLRLLERDHQEDVQAAAEWGSKALAASRRADEMRSAGNTTDADKFDNLAKIALQRQISEESQAKAAAPQIAAQTEVVDKLKDGLNGMKQKLEQLKSKRSELLARAKVAEAQNKVHDAVKSVNVLDPTSEIGRFEDKIRRQEALAAGKAELAASSLDAQFESLEDIGELTEVEARLAALKAGGTTQGALGSGAGAEGQAQPQQQLPQQSQQ
- a CDS encoding arginase family protein, which translates into the protein MTRFVIVPQWQGSPSARAMQLVDGAEAIAGDLPRASCTRVPVPLEAGDALGTGVQRYSALRQVRESLEDALGSDPERALTVGGDCSVAVAAVGESAARAGRVVLVWADAHADLHTPDTSPSGAFGGMALRAILGDGAEGLTLPRETILPTDVILVGARSLDAEESAYIAARGIRVLSADDLREPSQLVDAVTGLGADAVHLHVDVDALDPADMPGVKAAEPFGVELTGLIRALKAVRQAVPLAGSSLAGFAPASAASAAADMGTLLRLVGALA
- a CDS encoding Fe-S oxidoreductase: MSGQLPSDWRARAEQAVERGRRIDRLIPAALLDSPISAAGYAYGCTVGWVWGTLWSRGRVERHGRLYVFRGLPSWAYPRGGVCVGNCFLTGDGALDERLLAHEAVHERQWRRYGFLMPLLYALAGRNPLRNRFEIEAGLEDGRYVRRGAR
- a CDS encoding SIP domain-containing protein → MTENISHSARACRTSKHVRAQHLVTADETSLSDLEMLLTTLPLCSTGRVFVEVPDESHIVDIRVPARMTITWLARSQRSGEPGSGRSCRPGCALSRAVEAWTNEMLCSDEDACATTVTLLGGYLGTADIVDHLVEVRGIPTDHIRTPERFGLLSAR
- a CDS encoding tyrosine-protein phosphatase, whose protein sequence is MSLVPPPAIPGAVNFRDVGGLPAGTGVTRTGVLFRSGTLARLDSAARAAIGGLGLRRVVDLRDEEEARAEPTVLEPAVGETVRVPLFLGSVASFFERDMSLDDLYAHMIDESAPRLVSVVRAVVETQPVLVHCTAGKDRTGVSVALTLAAAGVDEDAIVADYARTASTLSPERNRRIVEWLRRAHPDARHLEELATASPAHVMREVLERLRDAYGAPVDYLRASGLRDDEIVELRRVLVAQR
- a CDS encoding carboxymuconolactone decarboxylase family protein, with the protein product MSEERRVHLSKSAPEAYRALAAFSKTVGAIAAEAGIDDRLKELVQVHVSQLNGCAFCVRVHVDKAVAAGLDVDVVAQLPTWRDSGVFTARERAGLELAEAFTFIHEDGVPDELYDRVGGVLSEAEYVALSWILVAINAFNRVAIAGRYPVPPRPAS
- a CDS encoding alpha/beta fold hydrolase, with translation MTDDAFDEFSFLPVQAEEIGRLDPPPTARRLTLDLPDGRAVSALRYGDDAPVVTFLHGAGLNAHTWDTTILALDLPAIAIDLPGHGDSSWRADADYSPGTLATDVAIAIRAWTDRPQLLVGHSLGALTGAAVAAAHPDLVRRLVLIDITPGVDPDAGPSQVRRFFAGPTDWADREELVDRALSFGLGGTREAATRGVYLNSRVRADGRVEWKHHFAHLAAAAAASPADAPADADALRGALSATGWDDLAAVRAPLMLVRGDRGYVTEADAAEFVRRRPDARVTVVPAHHNVQEEMPVALADLLRREA
- a CDS encoding ABC transporter substrate-binding protein, encoding MLRRTSLAVTALVAAAALTLTACSPGSSPAPTATGAPDPDASISVRLVLEPGNLDIRQTSGAALDQILIDNVYQGLVARTADQEIVPSLASDWTVSEDGLTYTFTVQEGVTFHDGQELTPQDVVWSLTQHRDTAEWVDADTLANVSGVAADGQTVTVTLAAPDSQFLWNLSGRAGIVLKEGDAVDYKTAANGTGPFVLENWTQGDSITLARYDGYWGEPAAAAEVAFEYIPDNQAAMNAALAGELDVVTGFDPNLRSQIEANGDFVLVVGESTDKGTLAFNQTSGPLEDKRVRQAIRQAIDHDAIVEAIGGGQTQYGPIPSLDPGYEDLSALAPYDPEAAMALLEEAGAEDLELTLTIPSFYSTTIPQLLVSDLNKVGITLKVDSVDFPTWLQDVYTNKDYDLSFVLHTEARDFENWANPDYYFTYANPEVTELYAQSRAATSDEEADRLLAEAARIVSEDAGADWLYNGASVVAVSTLVQGMPSANVNERLNVSGLSKSDG
- a CDS encoding ABC transporter permease, which gives rise to MIRYTLTRLALLVLGLVVASVIIFLTLRVLPGDVAQLIAGTNSTPEQVAGIRDQLGLDRPLPAQYAEWIGGVVRGDLGRSLLTGTPVSDELWQKAQVTVPLGVLALVIALLLSAPLGVYSALRRGRAGGTAVGVAAQAFAAVPVVWAGMMLVVVFAVWLAWLPAQGFPRAGWSDPVAAVRSLILPALTIGVVEGAMLLRFIRSATLQAIGQDYVRTAAATGLTRTQALLRHGLPNVGLSVVSVLGLQIAGIVVGAVVIEQLFSLPGIGRMLVADVSARDLPKVQGELLALTAFVLIIGFVVDLVHRAIDPRQREAT